One Bacteroidales bacterium DNA segment encodes these proteins:
- the pglX gene encoding BREX-1 system adenine-specific DNA-methyltransferase PglX, translating to MNTNQLKKFAQEARIKLIEQVGAKLSFVLTADTAVLREQAGQLKQLREELNRTTKQQLIEKVAYTWFNRLMALRFMDANDYQPLGIRVITPKEGYTLPEMLDEAKRGNIPEELRLNRQRVYDLLDNRIPSSNPQNEAFKELLIASCNHLHSTFPFLFERINDYTELLMPDDLTSDFSIVTQVRNGMPADDCKNVEIIGWLYQFYISEKKDEVFASKEKVKKEDIPAATQLFTPRWIVEYMVQNTVGKLWLQNNPKSRLREHMPYFIESVSLTADDYLKISSPEEIRLLDPASGSGHILVYGFDLFTKIYEEQGYNTSDIPKLIIEKNLYGFEIDERAAQLTALALMMKAREYQRRAFRKDIKPIVFCFQDLRLTTGEIKESLRLLSIRVSDELIHDLNQMQQATNFGSLIIPHSHSTEIQQVGEKLKQLLTNADVFQRNKIEELVRADEQLKALAEKYHCVVTNPPYLGSRKMEDATSQWLKDEGYSDVSRDLYSSFIKRCITSSMKMGLTGMITQISWMFTNDFKKFRTVFVEQYHLESSIILGSGAFETISGEVVKSCVFTIQNNKSNYLTIFIDLSKTNDKESELHKSHKYLRNINIYKKLNHQAFAYKLNEKSIDIVSQSKLIEDFIDVKQGLATGNNDRFVRFYWEIENKKFAATASNYKFGIKWYPYDKGGGYHKYYGNYLNVVDWDMDGDEIKNFKDANGSLRSRPQNESFYFKEGLTFNLTGRISFRYKEQGHIFDVQGSSLFLKKESNLTYQSFCGFLNSKLAGFFTELTNPTMVTQVGDINSIPIVIPPEDTIIYFDKLSNSNILNSFEDWNKFESAWGFTKCSLIINLDNHLRSIDEIYGEYTQKWRRNFYNLHQNEEKINSKFIEIYGLRDELSPDIPLEDITILQDELDRKALVKLNKKFVRDPETHQVLNYNEIELPFIPQEIMAQFISYSVGCMFGRYSLDKDGLVLANQGETLQDYLQKIGKSAQECSFLPDEDNIIPILDNEWFEDDIVGRFHQFLKVTFDEKNFNKNLAFIEEQIGKDIRSYFIRDFYSDHIQRYRKRPIYWMFSSPKGYFNALIYMHRYTPDTVSNILNKYLKEFIGKLHTRKEHLQRVQISGSPSEKTKAIKETDSIDKMLIELQEYERDVLFPLATERISIDLDDGVLVNYNKFGKAVKEVSGLNDKQTKDKVRKFDWIDTTQIR from the coding sequence ATGAACACAAACCAACTCAAGAAATTTGCGCAGGAAGCACGCATAAAACTTATAGAACAGGTCGGGGCAAAACTTTCCTTTGTGCTGACTGCTGATACGGCTGTATTGCGTGAACAAGCTGGACAACTAAAACAACTGCGGGAAGAATTAAATAGAACCACCAAGCAGCAGTTGATCGAAAAGGTTGCCTATACGTGGTTTAACCGTTTGATGGCGCTGCGGTTTATGGATGCCAATGACTATCAGCCCTTGGGCATCCGTGTCATTACGCCAAAAGAAGGATATACCCTGCCAGAAATGCTGGACGAAGCAAAAAGGGGCAACATACCCGAAGAACTGCGATTAAACAGGCAAAGGGTGTATGATCTGCTGGATAACCGCATACCCAGTTCAAATCCCCAGAATGAAGCATTCAAGGAACTGCTGATCGCGTCCTGCAACCATCTTCACAGCACTTTTCCCTTCCTTTTTGAAAGAATTAATGATTACACGGAACTGCTAATGCCAGATGATTTAACCAGCGACTTTTCAATTGTTACGCAGGTGCGAAATGGGATGCCAGCAGATGATTGCAAGAACGTGGAAATTATTGGGTGGTTATATCAATTTTATATTTCAGAAAAGAAGGATGAAGTTTTCGCTTCAAAGGAAAAAGTTAAAAAGGAAGACATCCCTGCGGCAACCCAGTTGTTCACCCCAAGATGGATCGTAGAATATATGGTGCAGAATACGGTCGGAAAACTTTGGTTGCAGAACAATCCCAAATCCCGACTCAGGGAACATATGCCCTATTTCATTGAATCGGTATCGCTTACGGCAGATGATTATTTGAAAATAAGTTCCCCCGAAGAGATCAGATTACTTGATCCCGCCAGTGGCAGCGGACATATTTTGGTATATGGGTTTGACTTGTTCACCAAGATATATGAAGAACAGGGGTATAACACCAGCGACATTCCGAAGTTGATCATTGAAAAGAACCTTTACGGCTTTGAAATTGATGAACGAGCGGCACAACTTACAGCGCTTGCATTGATGATGAAAGCGCGGGAATACCAGCGCAGGGCATTCAGGAAAGATATCAAGCCAATTGTTTTCTGTTTTCAGGATTTGCGATTGACTACTGGTGAAATAAAAGAATCACTGCGCTTGCTAAGCATACGGGTATCGGATGAACTGATACACGACCTGAATCAAATGCAGCAAGCCACAAATTTTGGTTCATTGATCATTCCACATTCACATTCGACAGAAATCCAACAGGTAGGTGAAAAACTAAAGCAATTACTCACAAATGCTGATGTATTCCAGAGGAATAAAATAGAAGAACTGGTCAGAGCGGATGAGCAACTTAAAGCACTTGCAGAGAAATACCATTGTGTGGTGACTAACCCACCCTATCTTGGTTCCAGAAAAATGGAAGATGCTACATCTCAATGGCTAAAAGATGAAGGGTATTCAGATGTTTCTCGTGACTTGTACTCATCATTTATCAAGCGATGTATTACTTCGAGTATGAAAATGGGCTTAACAGGTATGATTACCCAAATTTCTTGGATGTTTACGAATGATTTTAAAAAATTTCGAACAGTATTTGTTGAACAATATCATTTAGAGAGTAGCATTATTCTTGGTAGTGGGGCGTTCGAAACTATTTCGGGAGAAGTCGTTAAATCTTGCGTTTTCACAATACAAAACAATAAATCAAATTATCTAACAATTTTCATAGATTTATCTAAAACAAACGATAAAGAATCTGAACTTCATAAATCACATAAATACCTTCGAAACATTAATATATATAAAAAGTTAAACCACCAAGCATTTGCTTATAAACTAAATGAAAAAAGTATAGACATCGTATCCCAATCAAAATTAATTGAAGATTTTATTGATGTAAAACAGGGTTTAGCAACAGGTAATAATGACAGATTTGTACGTTTCTATTGGGAAATTGAAAATAAGAAATTCGCGGCTACTGCATCAAATTATAAGTTTGGTATAAAATGGTATCCCTATGATAAAGGTGGTGGATATCATAAATACTATGGTAATTATTTGAATGTAGTGGATTGGGATATGGATGGGGATGAAATCAAGAATTTCAAGGATGCAAATGGTAGTTTAAGGTCAAGACCCCAGAATGAGTCCTTCTACTTTAAAGAAGGATTAACCTTTAATCTTACAGGGAGAATTTCGTTTAGGTATAAAGAACAGGGGCATATATTTGATGTTCAAGGAAGTAGTTTGTTTTTAAAAAAGGAGTCAAATCTGACTTACCAATCATTCTGTGGCTTCCTTAACTCAAAACTTGCTGGATTCTTTACTGAACTAACGAATCCAACAATGGTTACGCAAGTTGGAGATATAAATTCAATCCCGATAGTAATACCCCCAGAAGATACTATAATATATTTTGATAAACTGTCTAATTCGAATATATTAAACTCTTTTGAAGACTGGAACAAATTTGAATCTGCCTGGGGCTTCACAAAATGTTCTCTTATAATTAACTTGGATAACCATTTAAGGAGTATTGATGAAATATATGGGGAGTATACACAGAAATGGCGTCGGAATTTCTATAACCTTCATCAAAACGAAGAAAAAATAAATAGCAAATTCATAGAAATTTACGGCTTACGGGATGAATTATCTCCAGATATTCCTTTAGAAGACATCACAATTCTCCAAGACGAATTAGACAGAAAAGCCCTTGTCAAACTCAATAAGAAATTTGTCCGCGATCCAGAAACCCACCAAGTCCTGAACTACAACGAAATAGAATTGCCCTTTATCCCCCAAGAGATTATGGCGCAGTTCATCAGTTATTCGGTGGGTTGTATGTTCGGGCGCTACAGTCTGGACAAAGATGGATTAGTTTTGGCAAATCAAGGGGAAACCCTTCAAGATTACCTTCAGAAGATCGGCAAATCGGCACAGGAATGTTCCTTCCTGCCCGATGAAGACAATATCATCCCTATATTGGATAATGAATGGTTCGAAGATGACATCGTGGGAAGGTTCCACCAATTCCTGAAAGTAACGTTCGACGAAAAGAACTTCAACAAGAACCTTGCTTTCATAGAAGAACAGATTGGCAAGGATATCCGCAGTTATTTCATCAGAGATTTCTACTCAGACCATATCCAGCGTTATAGAAAGCGTCCGATATACTGGATGTTTTCCTCTCCCAAGGGCTACTTTAATGCTTTGATCTATATGCACCGTTACACGCCCGATACGGTTAGCAATATTCTGAACAAATACCTGAAGGAGTTCATCGGCAAACTGCACACCCGCAAGGAACATCTTCAGCGGGTTCAGATCAGCGGCTCACCGTCTGAAAAGACCAAAGCCATCAAGGAAACCGATAGCATAGACAAAATGCTGATTGAATTGCAGGAATACGAACGCGACGTATTATTCCCGCTTGCAACGGAACGAATATCCATTGACTTGGATGACGGCGTGTTGGTGAACTACAACAAGTTCGGCAAGGCTGTCAAAGAGGTTAGCGGATTAAACGACAAACAGACCAAAGATAAGGTCAGGAAATTTGATTGGATTGACACAACGCAGATACGATGA
- the pglZ gene encoding BREX-1 system phosphatase PglZ type A encodes MNKIEEALSKLFAKHRIILWYDEGSELKEEFDALALEGIEKVVVDKNEFYVKYLTNKQKPNQQFLLYIPAKKPVHSENWLLDMELAHYVFQTKQEAMFAQELELDYDFTALIAEHIEFFKNKDRRALLKDLLGKEDDFQAIRYKMLAVLFNTDNVSLISFLQVHASAYNDGNERYDRELERYNLKTFYWKEISRKYGYTNEKPTVYDFLIEVFNNNFSISKRTGIAKESKILISMWKDSISYKDAYRSLSQKIAGDLKIESVLNDASIDDVIDDDLFELIDKKIISELAQLICEEGISADRLSQLTKKRENKYWYLDYEDFYACLDMGMQMISLIRKIDKTEIGSFEDGINAYAGKQYQIDYHYRKYIYHYRRAKQNKVLQPLTEKVEKVYCNDWLLDYGNRWQKIIDGTDKWYNQYKVAQGRFFADHVQPFVSKGQRLFVIISDAFRYECGKECLQKIQAEKRFEGELEHMVSTLPSYTQLGMAALLPNKAMSFQPESEYVLIDGNSTQGVQARSKILEQNAGVRAAAINAEDFVKMNSATDGREFVKQYDLIYIYHNRIDKVGDDKTSEEKVFEAVEQEIEFLMDVLKKIAAMNGNNMFITADHGFLYQNKELADSDFSIGEISGDIWKESRRYVIGKNLKGDASTKHFTAEQLNLSGDAEVLIPKSINRIRIKGAGARYVHGGATLQEIVIPLLKVAKKRQDTTKQVDVDIIKSTDKITTNILAVSFLQTELVSDKVLPRHIRSALYADDGEMLSDQFTYLFDVMEGTERMREVKHRFHLSSKASGKYKNQRIKLVLEEPVEGTSKWKQYKEYTYTLNISFTNDFDDM; translated from the coding sequence ATGAACAAGATAGAAGAAGCATTATCAAAACTATTTGCCAAGCACCGTATCATCCTCTGGTACGACGAAGGCTCCGAACTAAAGGAAGAATTTGATGCGTTGGCATTGGAAGGCATTGAAAAGGTGGTGGTGGATAAGAATGAGTTTTACGTCAAGTATTTAACCAACAAGCAAAAGCCCAACCAGCAGTTCCTGTTGTACATTCCCGCCAAAAAGCCCGTTCATTCAGAAAACTGGTTGCTGGATATGGAACTGGCGCATTATGTCTTCCAGACCAAACAGGAAGCGATGTTCGCCCAAGAACTCGAACTGGATTATGATTTCACCGCGCTCATTGCCGAACACATAGAATTTTTCAAAAACAAGGATCGCAGAGCATTACTAAAGGATTTGCTGGGCAAGGAAGATGACTTCCAAGCCATCCGTTATAAAATGCTGGCGGTGCTGTTCAATACCGATAATGTCAGTCTTATTTCTTTCCTACAGGTACACGCATCAGCCTATAACGACGGCAATGAACGTTACGACAGGGAACTGGAACGCTATAACCTGAAAACGTTTTACTGGAAGGAGATATCCCGCAAATATGGCTATACCAATGAAAAACCCACAGTATATGATTTCCTTATAGAGGTTTTCAACAATAATTTTTCCATTAGCAAGCGCACAGGTATAGCAAAGGAGTCCAAGATATTAATATCAATGTGGAAGGACTCCATCTCCTACAAGGATGCCTACCGCTCCCTATCCCAAAAGATCGCAGGTGATCTGAAAATAGAGTCCGTGCTGAATGATGCAAGCATTGATGATGTCATCGACGATGATTTGTTCGAACTGATCGACAAGAAAATCATTTCCGAACTGGCACAACTGATCTGTGAAGAAGGCATCTCCGCCGACAGGCTGAGCCAACTGACCAAGAAAAGGGAAAACAAGTACTGGTATCTGGATTACGAAGATTTCTATGCTTGTCTGGATATGGGTATGCAGATGATCAGTTTGATCCGCAAAATTGACAAGACAGAGATCGGATCATTTGAGGATGGTATCAACGCTTATGCGGGAAAACAGTACCAGATTGATTACCATTACCGCAAATACATCTACCATTACCGCAGGGCAAAACAGAACAAAGTCCTGCAACCACTAACCGAAAAGGTGGAAAAGGTTTATTGCAATGATTGGCTACTGGATTATGGCAACCGATGGCAGAAGATCATTGATGGCACCGATAAATGGTACAACCAGTACAAGGTGGCTCAGGGCAGGTTCTTTGCCGACCACGTGCAGCCGTTTGTCAGCAAGGGTCAACGGTTGTTTGTGATCATCTCCGATGCATTTCGCTATGAATGTGGGAAGGAATGCCTGCAAAAGATTCAGGCGGAAAAACGATTCGAAGGTGAACTGGAGCATATGGTATCTACCTTGCCTTCCTATACCCAACTGGGAATGGCGGCACTGCTGCCAAACAAGGCAATGTCCTTCCAGCCAGAATCAGAATATGTGCTGATTGACGGCAATTCTACGCAGGGTGTTCAAGCAAGGAGTAAAATACTGGAGCAGAATGCTGGGGTTCGGGCAGCGGCAATCAACGCGGAAGATTTTGTGAAAATGAACTCCGCCACGGACGGCAGGGAGTTTGTTAAGCAGTATGATCTGATATACATCTACCACAACCGCATTGACAAGGTGGGTGATGACAAGACATCGGAAGAAAAGGTGTTTGAAGCCGTGGAGCAGGAAATAGAGTTTTTGATGGATGTGTTGAAAAAGATCGCCGCTATGAACGGCAACAATATGTTCATCACGGCAGACCACGGGTTTCTTTACCAAAATAAAGAACTTGCCGACAGCGACTTCTCCATTGGGGAAATATCGGGTGATATCTGGAAGGAATCACGCAGGTATGTCATCGGCAAGAACCTCAAGGGTGATGCCAGCACAAAGCATTTCACCGCCGAGCAACTCAACCTTTCGGGTGATGCTGAAGTGCTCATTCCCAAATCCATCAACAGGATTCGAATCAAGGGCGCAGGAGCGCGGTATGTTCACGGTGGGGCAACATTGCAGGAAATCGTCATCCCGCTGCTGAAGGTCGCCAAAAAGCGTCAGGATACCACCAAGCAAGTGGATGTTGACATTATCAAATCAACGGACAAGATTACCACCAATATTCTGGCGGTTTCCTTCCTGCAAACGGAATTGGTCAGCGATAAAGTCCTGCCACGACATATCAGAAGTGCCCTGTATGCCGATGACGGGGAAATGTTGAGCGATCAGTTCACATATCTGTTTGATGTTATGGAAGGCACTGAACGGATGCGCGAAGTGAAGCACCGTTTCCATTTAAGCAGCAAAGCCAGCGGAAAATACAAGAATCAGCGCATCAAACTGGTTTTGGAAGAACCCGTTGAAGGCACCAGCAAGTGGAAGCAGTACAAGGAATACACATATACCCTGAATATTTCATTCACCAACGATTTTGACGATATGTAA